The following proteins are encoded in a genomic region of Oryctolagus cuniculus chromosome 6, mOryCun1.1, whole genome shotgun sequence:
- the LOC100339703 gene encoding olfactory receptor 2T1 — MDGSNMTSTDFTFVGLFGSEETSGLLFTIISIIFLSALTANGIMILLIHTDPRLHTPMYFLLSHLSFIDMMYISTIVPKMLVDHLRGQRAISFVGCTAQHFLYLTLVGAEFFLLGLMAYDRYVAICNPLRYPVLLSRRVCWMIIAGSWFGGSLDGFLLTPITMSFPFCRSREINHFFCEAPAVLKLVCADTALYETVMYACCVLMLLIPFSVVIASYARILTTVHRMSSVEGRKKAFATCSSHMMVVTLFYGAAMYTYMLPRSYHTPAQDKVLSAFYTILTPLLNPLIYSLRNKDVMGALQRALGRIKGSQRVAGGNF; from the coding sequence ATGGACGGGTCCAACATGACTTCCACAGACTTCACCTTTGTGGGGCTATTCGGCAGTGAGGAAACCTCAGGCCTGCTCTtcaccatcatctccatcatttTCCTCTCCGCACTGACAGCCAATGGGATCATGATCCTCCTGATCCACACTGACCCCCGcctccacacccccatgtacttccTGCTCAGCCACCTGTCCTTCATTGACATGATGTACATCTCCACTATTGTGCCAAAGATGCTGGTAGACCACCTGCGTGGCCAGAGGGCCATCTCCTTTGTGGGGTGCACAGCCCAGCACTTCCTCTACCTCACCCTTGTCGGGGCCGAGTTCTTCCTCCTGGGGCtcatggcctatgaccgctatgtCGCCATCTGCAACCCGCTGAGATACCCTGTCCTCCTGAGCCGCCGGGTCTGCTGGATGATCATAGCGGGCTCCTGGTTTGGGGGCTCCCTGGATGGCTTCCTCCTCACGCCTATCACCATGAGCTTTCCCTTCTGCAGATCCCGGGAGATCAATCATTTCTTCTGTGAGGCGCCTGCAGTCCTGAAGCTGGTATGCGCAGACACAGCCCTCTATGAAACCGTCATGTACGCCTGCTGCGTTTTGATGCTGCTGATCCCGTTCTCTGTGGTGATTGCTTCCTATGCCCGCATACTGACTACGGTACACCGCATGAGCTCGGtagaggggaggaagaaggcgtTTGCCACCTGTTCGTCCCACATGATGGTGGTCACACTGTTCTACGGGGCCGCCATGTACACCTACATGCTGCCTCGTTCTTACCACACCCCGGCCCAGGACAAGGTGCTGTCTGCCTTCTACACCATCCTCACCCCGCTGCTGAACCCCCTCATCTACAGCCTGCGGAACAAGGACGTGATGGGAGCCCTGCAGCGGGCACTGGGTAGAATCAAAGGCTCTCAAAGAGTGGCAGGAGGCAACTTCTGA
- the LOC127485912 gene encoding olfactory receptor 2T6-like, translating to MDESNRTLSGDFTLAGLFPHSSAAGLLFSIICAIFFSAMLANGVMVFLIHVDPQLHTPMYFLLSHLSVLDMMYICTIVPKMLVDHLLGRGTISFVSCTAQYFLYMGFVGAEFFLLGLMAYDRYVAICNPLRYPVLMSRRVCWLILASSWSGGALDSFLLTPLTMRLPFCASHKINHFFCEAPTMLRLACGDKAAYEMVMYVCCVAMLLLPFSVVVASYARILLTVRRLSSVEGQRKALGTCTSHLVVVTLFYGAALYTYMLPPSYHTPAQDKVFSAFYTILTPLLNPLIYSLRNRDVAGAFKRVVARHRGACGVAKKEF from the coding sequence ATGGATGAGAGCAACAGGACCCTCTCTGGGGACTTCACCCTGGCAGGCCTCTTCCCTCACAGCAGTGCCGCTGGGCTCCTGTTCAGCATCATCTGTGCCATCTTCTTCTCGGCCATGCTGGCCAATGGGGTCATGGTCTTCCTGATCCACGTGGACCCCCAgctccacacccccatgtacttccTGCTCAGCCACCTGTCTGTCCTTGACATGATGTACATCTGTACCATCGTGCCCAAGATGCTGGTGGACCACCTTCTGGGCCGGGGCACCATCTCCTTCGTGTCCTGTACGGCCCAGTACTTCTTGTACATGGGCTTCGTGGGGGCCGAGTTCTTCCTCCTGGGGCtcatggcctatgaccgctacGTGGCCATCTGCAACCCACTAAGATACCCTGTCCTCATGAGCCGCCGGGTCTGCTGGCTCATCCTGGCCAGCTCATGGTCTGGTGGGGCTCTGGACAGCTTCCTCCTCACGCCCCTCACCATGAGGCTCCCCTTCTGTGCCTCGCACAAGATCAACCACTTCTTCTGTGAGGCGCCCACCATGCTGAGGCTGGCCTGCGGGGACAAAGCCGCCTATGAGATGGTGATGTACGTGTGCTGCGTCGCGATGCTGCTGCTCCCCTTCTCCGTGGTGGTAGCATCCTATGCCCGGATCCTGCTCACTGTGCGCCGGCTCAGCTCCGTGGAGGGCCAGAGGAaggccttgggcacctgcacttcACACCTGGTGGTGGTGACGCTCTTCTATGGGGCCGCCCTGTACACGTATATGCTGCCACCATCTTACCACACCCCAGCACAGGACAAGGTCTTCTCCGCCTTCTACACCATCCTCACCCCCCTGTTAAACCCACTCATCTATAGTCTGCGCAACAGGGACGTGGCAGGGGCCTTCAAGAGGGTTGTGGCAAGACACCGAGGGGCCTGTGGTGTTGCAAAGAAAGAATTCTAG